In the genome of Carya illinoinensis cultivar Pawnee chromosome 13, C.illinoinensisPawnee_v1, whole genome shotgun sequence, the window TTGCACTTGATGCAACAAcatattattttgtttctaagctttttgtgcaatttattgctAAGATTAGATCTGCTAGCACCTAAAATCAAAACCCTCGAAATGGTTGGGTGTCACTTGTCAAAGGCAGTGGTTGTTGAGAGCATAGTAGTTAATGTAGGCATACTTCCTGCTGGCTGCtgctgtttgtttgtttgtttttattttattttaaaaaaaaaagaccttgGAAATTTTAATTTCTGAACCTTTTCCGGCCACCAAGGGTAAGCAAACCTGGCTCAATCCTCTCTCTATTTGGTATCAACATTTGGCATGTATGAATGAACATTGACCTTTCTTCAAGTAAGCTTTAATGATCTGctttcacagagagagagagagagagagagagagagagagagagagagagagagagagagagatgactgTGCAACCCCCAGCAACCTTGAACTATATTCTAGTTATACAAATTAACTTACAAAACTGCCAATTCTAGCCACTGTCAAAGGGAGAAGGGAGAAAGGtaaaacaaattattatttttgccaTATATACGGTAAGCCACacgagaagaaagagaaaatgatcGCTTTCTAGATTACAGTCACAATGGATTCAATTCAAAGTCTTCAGACATACCAACTCTGATTCTCTGACTAAAAAGTCATGGGGAATGCAGCTTAGGTTCCCAGAAATCGAAGAATTTAGGGGTTTGATGGACTTTCTATAAGCTTGATTCCCGAGTCTTTCCTTGTCTCATTACCCTCACTCAAAGGAAAGACACTCACCCCAGCTTCTGATCTATCAACCTCAGGTGCAAAATGATCCTCTTGAATGGGGTTCATCCCACGGTTGCCATGGGTTCTCACTGGAAACCCAGTACTAGTCTCTATACAGTTATGAGAATCAGTGTCAAAGGACTCCACATTGTAGTGAGATCGAAAAGCTGAACTGAACACGGGTGTGTGCTTGCAGTCAGAATGTTCACGCAATGTTATCCGGCAAACAGGACAGGTTGTATGTTGCAGCAGCCATTTGTCTATACAGGTCACGTGGAAGGAGTGCCCACAGTAGGGGAGGATGCGCAACATATCTTCACCAAGGAATTCTGCAAGGCAAATTGGGCATCTgccacatgtaatataacattagTAGGATATATTAGCAGGAAATgcgagaaaaaataaatatgaaatgccTGTATTGACAGGAAAACAAACAAGAGGAACAGAGAAAATACCTAAgagaagttcaaaaaataattgatattggTAACAAAATTGTCATGAAGTAAAACGCTACTGTATCCAAAAGATGGAAGGAAATATAGTTATGTATAACTTCAAAAGTCTATGAGACGTTTTATAATCAGTTGAATTCACAAAGAGATGGACTGTCAGACCAAGCATAGATTTTGAGCCTGGGTTGACCGGAggataaaaaagataaagaagatCTTCAAAGAAAGCCGTACTCCTAATAGCTAATCTAATCtggtattcttttttttttttttttatatatatatattttaaatataggtAATCTCATCTGGAATCTTAAGCTCCCCCATTAAATGTAAACAGTCTATTCATTATGAATGCTTAAGCTCAAGCAGCCCAGTTTTAACATTGCATCTTTCAAAGTGTGTTGGATACTGACAAATCACATCCTCTGCAGGTTCAGCTTCATTGAAACTAGAAGCAAAATTTACCCTTCCACATGCTAGCGAATATTGatgaataattctacttatcatccccgCACACCGcacaccacacttttttttttttttttttttaattttttctataacaagtatgtggtatatggatgataagtagaacaactcaaatagtttaagaagaataaaataaaataaaaataattttaaaatatgtaaagtgtGTGGTATGGAATGATAAGTAGCATCCCTCATATTTGATTACCAATGGCTACAAACTTAATGCTAGCAATGGAGTATACATTAACCATCCACAGTCCACTTTTAACAGGTCTGGTAGACAATTTTCTGTCAATATTATAGCACAAAAAGCTTGGAGAGGAAGAGTTGAGGTAATGAGCTACAAGGTTAAATAATCTATAGTGTTCTGCCAAGACACCAACATACAATGATATAGCTGTCGTATAGATCCCAATAATagttattataaaaaagaataaacattCTCCATATAATACCACCTAAATCTTCTATTTATGAGCAAAAGGAAATATGACTTTTTCCACACGCTAAAATCTCATCCAGAACTTAATTACCTAAACTTATCATCCATTCAACAAGACATCATGGAATATCCAACAGAACCTCCACACCGAagtgaaaaatttatattccaagCGAAATAGAAAGTTTTCTGCATACAAAATAAAGCTTCTACAAAGGTTGATCTACAACATACAGAAACTCCAGGAAACAAACAAATTGTTATAAGAATAGAactactcatccgaatcaccaAGTCTTGCAAAAGGTGTTGATTTGCAAACCAAGGGAAAGTCcttatgtgagagagagagagagagagagagagagagagagagagagagagagagagagagagagagagtcagttATGAGAGACTAATGATTATTTATGCAGTTAAATCCAGGTCCATGTATTGGTGTGCTCATATTCCAGCTTTTagtataaataaattgttatattacATTGCACTTTACCACAACATCtgtttattttcattaatttagtATAATCTTCTAAGTCATATCTTTTATTGATTGCTCTGTCCCATATCTCTGGGAGTTCAACTCACCTTCCAATGCTTCCATCTCCTTGAATTATCATATTGATGACAGAATACACATTTAAAGCCACCTGACTTTAAAAACTTGCCGAAGTGTTTTCCAATATCCACCAAATAGATACGCCTTGTATTGACATTTGCAACTAATCAGTGAAAATTGATTCAGACAATTATGCCCGCAGAAATTCACTCAAACTTCACATGGCTCTCCGTGATGCTTCATCAATACATGCACTATGTTGTATATTTTGTCCACAATAGAAATGCAATGTGCTTTTACAGTATAAACAATAGCAAAAATATGACAGACCCAGATAATCCTAGGCACATAACAATCATATTGAGTAGAGAATATCACCCATCTAAACTAGGATTTGAGAGAAACACATAAAAGCCAGTACAGTGAGGAATTCACCAAAAAGAGAAAGAACATACTGAGCATCTTCTGCAGTCAAGAAAGAGTCATTGGTATACTTCTTTATCGGAAACTTTGCGACAACTACAGGTTCAAGACCATTTGAGGCGCGATCTAGCTGTACCATAGAAAAGTTAACAATGGTAAGTGCAAGGCCAAAGCATAGCATTATATTTAACAGACTGTGCACTGCTATAGATAAAATAACTCATAAAAGACACGAGCTGGAGTCGCAATGGATTATCTTGCTTATAGAAACTCTATAATCCAAAACACAGTGTTTTCAACTTTCCTGTAGGACTAAAGTGGGTCAATCGAGATTGTCAAGTAAAATACAACCAAATATGAGACCTGTATACGCAAGAAGTGTCAAAGCAATAAGAGATCAAATGTTATAATTTTGAACACGAAAACCCACAAAAGTCTAAAGAAAACTAGAACCAAGACCCTGGTAGTTCCACTGAAGCAaacaagaaattcatttttggagagtaaatgtaaaataaattctaCATTTTTACTGCAATAATTGATTTGGAATCCTAAAAGATTTCCAATTACTTGTGCAACCCAAGACTGCCTAAATTGTTAGGACAACAAatttgtatatacatataaacaaCAAGACAAAAAAACGGGGCATACAATACTGGGATCGGATTGAGAAATGGCTTACAATACTGGAAGCGATAGGAAAGGAAAAGGAGCGCCTGGAAGTATTCAACTGAAATCGAGCACAAACAAGGCGCGTGCACACGAACACGATAAACATAGTGCTCACCGCAAACCCTATCACTGTCATCACCAAATTTATCCCCGACGACATCATACTTTCccaaacaaaaaagtaaaatcaaTCCTTCAAGACTAGTATTTAGAATTACAGAGTTATCAATATCTCAATTTTGCTCCCCATAGAGACATGGAATTCCAGCATTAAAAAGACTAAAAATAGTACAGAATTCACACTCTGAGGATGGAGCTTTTGTCACATAAAAACCCAGATCAGAATTCAAAACACCATCTCTCTGACCAG includes:
- the LOC122290805 gene encoding RING-H2 finger protein ATL8-like, which translates into the protein MMSSGINLVMTVIGFAVSTMFIVFVCTRLVCARFQLNTSRRSFSFPIASSILDRASNGLEPVVVAKFPIKKYTNDSFLTAEDAQCPICLAEFLGEDMLRILPYCGHSFHVTCIDKWLLQHTTCPVCRITLREHSDCKHTPVFSSAFRSHYNVESFDTDSHNCIETSTGFPVRTHGNRGMNPIQEDHFAPEVDRSEAGVSVFPLSEGNETRKDSGIKLIESPSNP